The Fortiea contorta PCC 7126 genome has a segment encoding these proteins:
- a CDS encoding response regulator transcription factor, with protein sequence MSTVLIVEDSIAQREMITDLLKASGLTVTHATDGVEALEAIQSAPPDLVVLDIVMPRMNGYEVCRRLKADPKTQNVPVVMCSSKGEEFDRYWGMKQGADAYIAKPFQPTELVGTVKQLLRG encoded by the coding sequence ATGAGTACAGTTCTGATTGTGGAAGACAGTATCGCACAAAGGGAGATGATTACAGACCTCCTGAAAGCTAGCGGCTTAACAGTCACCCATGCTACCGATGGAGTTGAAGCTTTGGAAGCTATTCAAAGCGCGCCTCCTGATTTAGTAGTCTTGGATATTGTCATGCCCCGGATGAACGGCTATGAAGTTTGTCGTCGCCTAAAAGCCGATCCTAAAACTCAAAATGTCCCTGTAGTCATGTGTTCTTCCAAAGGCGAAGAATTTGATCGCTACTGGGGGATGAAGCAGGGTGCAGATGCTTATATAGCCAAACCGTTTCAACCAACCGAGTTGGTGGGAACAGTCAAACAATTACTGCGAGGATAA
- a CDS encoding SUMF1/EgtB/PvdO family nonheme iron enzyme, translated as MLRGGSWNNNPRNCRSANRNRNARDNRNNNVGFRVVFLRGSTLLCQN; from the coding sequence CTGCTGCGCGGTGGTTCGTGGAACAACAATCCCAGGAATTGCCGTTCGGCGAATCGCAACAGGAACGCGCGCGACAACAGGAACAACAACGTCGGTTTTCGGGTTGTGTTTTTGCGGGGCAGTACTCTTTTGTGTCAGAACTAG
- a CDS encoding chemotaxis protein CheW has product MVNKPNFLSGSGQDHFRPELQVESPEGELHLRFYIPSHQEFALPATGIREVMELSPDRITPIPNASPLLLGTLNLRGRVIWVADLGQFLGQATALNTDRAEIPVIAIEEQDTIVGLAVEEIGGMDWLDVQYLVLPTHVPDTMAPFLRGEWLLDAQNHQCLRLLDQMAILRSARWAG; this is encoded by the coding sequence ATGGTTAACAAACCCAACTTTTTAAGTGGTAGCGGTCAAGACCACTTCCGTCCTGAATTACAAGTAGAAAGTCCTGAGGGTGAGTTACATTTGCGGTTTTACATTCCCTCCCATCAGGAATTTGCCCTACCCGCAACTGGTATTCGAGAGGTCATGGAACTGAGTCCTGACAGAATCACACCGATTCCTAATGCTTCTCCTTTACTTTTGGGTACTCTAAATTTGCGAGGTCGAGTAATTTGGGTGGCTGATTTGGGTCAGTTTCTGGGACAAGCAACCGCATTAAACACAGATAGAGCGGAAATTCCCGTAATTGCCATCGAAGAACAAGACACAATAGTGGGTCTAGCGGTAGAGGAAATTGGCGGTATGGACTGGCTGGATGTCCAGTATCTCGTGCTACCAACTCATGTTCCGGATACGATGGCACCCTTTTTACGTGGAGAGTGGTTATTAGATGCTCAAAACCATCAGTGTCTGAGACTGCTCGATCAAATGGCAATTTTGCGGAGTGCAAGGTGGGCAGGATGA
- the ccsB gene encoding c-type cytochrome biogenesis protein CcsB, producing MNLVVLQNWLDITSFAVLFLTMLVYWVGAAFPNLPTIAALGTAGIAIANLCIATLLGARWIEAGYFPLSNLYESLFFLVWGITAVHLIAENSSRSRLVGVFTAPVAMGITGFATLTLPSQMQVAEPLVPALKSSWLMMHVSVMMLSYAALMVGSLLAIAFLIVTRGQNIQLQGSSVGNGGYRNNGYQLRKAGELVTESAAPTIETNGAVRFESNNNGNSNTAVLDAAVLTTSVQNSEPLSPQRLSLAETLDNISYRIIGLGFPLLTIGIIAGGVWANEAWGSYWSWDPKETWALITWLVFAAYLHARITRGWQGRRPAILATSGLVIVWICYLGVNLLGKGLHSYGWFF from the coding sequence ATGAATCTGGTTGTACTCCAGAACTGGCTAGATATTACTTCCTTTGCCGTCTTGTTCTTGACGATGTTGGTGTATTGGGTGGGGGCGGCTTTTCCGAATCTGCCGACAATAGCCGCTTTGGGGACAGCCGGAATAGCGATCGCCAATTTGTGTATAGCTACTCTATTAGGCGCGCGCTGGATAGAAGCTGGCTATTTTCCGCTCAGTAATTTATATGAATCTCTGTTTTTTCTGGTTTGGGGAATCACTGCTGTCCACCTGATTGCAGAAAATAGCAGTCGGAGTCGGCTAGTGGGAGTATTCACCGCCCCCGTAGCCATGGGAATTACTGGTTTTGCTACCTTGACATTACCATCACAAATGCAAGTAGCAGAACCCCTAGTACCTGCTTTAAAGTCAAGTTGGTTGATGATGCACGTGAGCGTGATGATGTTGAGCTACGCCGCTTTGATGGTAGGCTCTTTGTTAGCGATCGCCTTTCTCATCGTCACTCGCGGTCAAAACATCCAACTCCAAGGTAGTTCTGTTGGTAATGGTGGCTACCGCAATAATGGCTATCAGTTAAGAAAAGCCGGTGAGTTAGTCACTGAATCAGCTGCACCCACCATCGAAACTAACGGCGCAGTCCGTTTTGAAAGCAATAACAACGGTAACAGTAACACCGCTGTTTTGGATGCAGCGGTATTAACAACCTCCGTTCAAAACTCAGAACCCCTTTCACCCCAACGCCTCAGCCTAGCCGAAACCCTCGACAATATTAGCTATCGCATTATTGGACTCGGATTTCCCTTACTCACAATTGGTATTATTGCCGGTGGCGTTTGGGCTAACGAAGCTTGGGGTTCCTATTGGAGTTGGGATCCCAAAGAAACCTGGGCGTTAATCACTTGGTTAGTTTTCGCCGCCTATCTCCACGCTAGAATTACTCGGGGTTGGCAAGGGCGCCGTCCAGCAATTTTAGCTACCAGCGGCCTCGTTATCGTTTGGATTTGCTACCTGGGCGTGAATCTTTTGGGCAAAGGTTTGCATTCTTACGGCTGGTTTTTCTAA
- the tilS gene encoding tRNA lysidine(34) synthetase TilS, translating to MVWTPLHAKIHRAIRSRHLFERNQQLLVAVSGGQDSLCLIKLLLDLQSKWGWKLGIAHCDHRWRVDSQANAQHVETIAKTWGVSFYLEIATQPLNSEAAARDWRYQALNAIAQSHDYQYIVTGHTASDRAETLIYNLIRGTGADGLQALTWKRPLTAQILLVRPLLEVTRQETAQFCQEFQLPIWEDSTNQDYKYARNRIRQELIPYLQENFNPKVESAIAQTAELLQAEVEYLEQAARELRAEAMGDRETISSSSPKIIVRLNRRVLQKAPLALQRRVMRQVLQQILPDAPSFEHIEKLTALITAPNRAQTDPFPSGAIAQVQGDWICLQQPANAAKPD from the coding sequence ATGGTATGGACTCCCCTACATGCAAAAATCCATCGCGCCATTCGTTCGCGCCACTTATTTGAGCGCAATCAACAGTTATTAGTGGCTGTTTCTGGGGGACAGGACTCGCTGTGTTTAATTAAATTACTGTTAGATTTACAGTCAAAATGGGGATGGAAATTAGGTATTGCTCACTGTGATCATCGTTGGCGAGTTGACTCCCAAGCCAACGCCCAGCATGTAGAAACAATAGCAAAAACTTGGGGTGTGTCTTTTTATTTAGAAATAGCCACACAACCGTTAAATAGTGAAGCAGCGGCGCGAGATTGGCGGTATCAAGCACTAAACGCAATCGCCCAGTCCCATGATTACCAATATATTGTCACAGGACACACCGCCAGCGATCGCGCAGAAACCCTAATTTACAACTTAATTCGCGGTACTGGCGCCGATGGTTTGCAAGCTCTGACTTGGAAGCGCCCACTAACAGCACAAATTCTGCTGGTGCGTCCACTTTTAGAAGTCACTCGTCAAGAAACAGCCCAATTTTGTCAAGAATTTCAATTGCCAATTTGGGAAGATTCCACCAATCAAGACTACAAATATGCTCGCAACCGCATTCGCCAAGAATTAATACCATATTTGCAAGAAAATTTCAACCCCAAAGTAGAATCAGCCATAGCCCAAACAGCCGAACTATTGCAAGCAGAAGTCGAGTATCTAGAGCAAGCAGCACGTGAGTTGCGAGCAGAAGCGATGGGAGACAGGGAAACAATATCCTCATCTTCCCCAAAAATTATCGTGCGACTAAATCGACGGGTATTGCAGAAAGCACCCTTAGCATTGCAACGCCGAGTCATGCGTCAAGTATTACAACAGATATTGCCTGATGCACCAAGTTTTGAGCACATCGAAAAATTAACAGCTTTAATTACAGCGCCGAACAGAGCGCAAACCGATCCTTTTCCTAGCGGTGCGATCGCCCAAGTACAAGGCGATTGGATTTGTCTTCAACAACCCGCAAACGCAGCCAAACCAGACTAA
- the avd gene encoding diversity-generating retroelement protein Avd, whose translation MSDLPIIQKTYDFIKWYVPILNRLPRDHKFLLGNRIITELYDLLDVLIIARYAKQKLTHLESLNSKLDILRYQTRLLLDYNLMKTERYEHAQRLLNDIGMDLGGWIKQQKSKNIDEKIREPLA comes from the coding sequence ATGAGTGATTTACCTATCATACAGAAAACTTACGATTTTATCAAGTGGTATGTGCCAATTTTAAACCGCCTTCCCAGAGATCATAAATTTTTATTAGGCAATCGCATCATTACAGAACTATACGACCTACTAGATGTTCTAATCATAGCACGGTACGCTAAACAGAAGTTAACTCATTTAGAATCCTTGAATAGTAAGTTAGATATCTTACGTTATCAAACTCGCCTGCTTTTAGATTATAACTTAATGAAAACTGAACGTTACGAACATGCCCAAAGGCTTTTAAATGATATTGGGATGGATTTGGGCGGATGGATAAAACAACAAAAAAGTAAAAATATAGATGAAAAGATCCGGGAACCTTTGGCATGA
- the hmpF gene encoding pilus motility taxis protein HmpF translates to MLYLAEVQKQKGGLLGSGAKTELKLLACQRTDQNWSTVQEEVISAEEASKLNDGALVLVEINPNRQVQRIQEAGRPLVNILQNFSRQLEKFKLKEEEIDQWKQSLTFQAQELNRREMDMEARLEQLQQMEDDVGRLEAQQQEMESSRQEMEKLQQEIERNRQELEGAWEHLRGEQRRLEEHQADCQQGNVLDPQQSRALSELLERLSDRVAPMETVGEYLQRMFASVEKQQATLTPHWQCLEQDKTVATQQQQEINRFEETLGDRQNAWEQARLSLAHQEAELKASAAILASKQDYLQVLKTQLKNEEDLYQQIQTLAASSGDVSQKIDVKALENMPLAELEKVVQDLAEKFNIDSSFVDDQEQELKYKQETIEDIQNKINQASDRDVINLEIELADEQDLYQMLNQTLVGQRRNLLQRQKLLKQHQNILLHRQGHTVEQAQEPQIDLSPILSQTENQRQQKLQELQKLEREIEQIRAGIELTEGMIHNQTQDLADKRQEIKLLENNLLSLKTATAECWGRVNLYQKTLQPIQDDLDNLQAKLEEMAESLAQVQEIGDEQQQAIAQIRQTLLSFMSQPELLAS, encoded by the coding sequence GTGCTGTATTTAGCAGAAGTACAAAAACAGAAAGGCGGCTTGCTTGGTAGTGGAGCCAAAACAGAACTGAAGCTTCTGGCTTGTCAGCGGACTGACCAGAATTGGAGTACTGTGCAAGAAGAGGTTATTAGCGCCGAGGAAGCAAGCAAGTTGAATGATGGCGCTCTGGTGCTGGTGGAAATCAATCCCAATCGTCAGGTACAGCGAATTCAGGAAGCGGGGCGTCCACTAGTGAACATCTTGCAGAATTTTTCTCGCCAGTTGGAAAAATTTAAGCTCAAGGAAGAAGAGATTGATCAATGGAAGCAGTCGTTGACGTTTCAGGCGCAGGAGTTGAATCGCCGCGAAATGGATATGGAAGCACGACTCGAACAATTGCAACAAATGGAAGATGATGTTGGGCGCCTGGAAGCACAACAACAGGAGATGGAATCATCTCGCCAAGAGATGGAAAAGTTGCAACAGGAAATTGAGCGCAATCGTCAGGAATTGGAGGGGGCTTGGGAGCATTTGCGGGGTGAACAGCGGCGTCTGGAGGAGCATCAAGCAGATTGTCAACAGGGAAATGTTTTAGATCCACAACAAAGCCGAGCGCTGAGTGAGTTACTTGAGCGTTTGTCTGATCGTGTTGCACCTATGGAAACAGTGGGAGAATATCTGCAAAGAATGTTTGCATCTGTGGAAAAACAACAAGCTACTTTGACCCCACATTGGCAATGTTTAGAACAAGACAAAACTGTGGCTACTCAACAGCAACAGGAGATTAATCGCTTTGAAGAAACTTTGGGCGATCGCCAAAATGCATGGGAACAAGCTCGTCTTTCTCTGGCGCACCAAGAAGCTGAGTTAAAAGCTAGCGCCGCTATTCTCGCTAGTAAGCAAGACTATCTACAAGTTCTCAAAACACAATTAAAAAATGAGGAAGATTTATATCAGCAAATTCAAACTTTAGCTGCAAGTTCTGGTGATGTTAGCCAGAAAATCGATGTAAAAGCTTTAGAAAATATGCCTCTGGCAGAACTGGAAAAAGTGGTGCAGGATTTGGCAGAAAAGTTTAATATTGATTCTAGTTTTGTCGATGATCAAGAACAAGAACTGAAATATAAACAAGAAACTATCGAAGACATCCAAAATAAGATAAATCAAGCATCAGATCGCGATGTGATCAATTTAGAAATTGAATTAGCGGATGAACAAGACCTTTACCAAATGCTCAATCAAACTTTGGTGGGACAACGCCGCAATTTATTACAGCGCCAGAAATTACTCAAACAACATCAAAACATATTACTCCACCGTCAAGGACATACTGTTGAACAGGCACAAGAACCACAAATTGATTTGAGTCCGATTCTTTCACAAACTGAAAACCAACGCCAACAAAAGTTACAAGAATTGCAAAAGCTGGAACGCGAGATTGAACAGATACGTGCGGGGATTGAGTTAACTGAGGGTATGATTCACAATCAAACTCAAGACTTGGCAGACAAACGTCAAGAAATCAAATTGTTAGAAAATAATTTGCTATCTCTGAAAACCGCAACCGCTGAGTGTTGGGGACGAGTTAATCTCTATCAAAAAACGCTACAACCAATTCAAGATGACTTGGATAATTTGCAAGCAAAGCTGGAGGAAATGGCTGAATCTTTGGCTCAGGTGCAAGAAATTGGGGATGAGCAACAACAAGCGATCGCCCAAATACGTCAGACTCTCCTCAGTTTCATGTCCCAACCAGAATTATTAGCTTCTTGA
- a CDS encoding RNA-directed DNA polymerase has product MKRSGNLWHEVIAFDNLLSAAQKAQKGKRFRENILAFNYNLEQELFQLQAELQSKTYCPGTYNTFQIYEPKPRMISAAPYRDRVVHHALCNILVPIFERTFISDSYANRIGFGSHRALRRFTQFARSSRYVLQADIRKYFPSIDHEILKSLIYRKIKCPDTLWLINTIIDNSNFQEPVIHYFPGDDLLTPLQRRCGLPIGNLTSQFFANVYLNNFDHFVKEQIKASKYIRYVDDFALFSDDKVFLETARVKIEEYLSSLRLKIHPIKSQLFTTKHGANFVGFRILPNQIRVRSDNLRLAIKRLRQMLLDYHEGKIDTQKATQSLQSWVAHLKHGDTWQLRQRIFSSSIDFLQKSGTLNS; this is encoded by the coding sequence ATGAAAAGATCCGGGAACCTTTGGCATGAAGTTATAGCATTTGATAATTTATTATCAGCAGCCCAGAAAGCACAAAAAGGTAAGCGCTTTCGAGAGAATATTTTAGCGTTCAACTACAATTTAGAGCAAGAGCTATTTCAATTACAAGCAGAATTACAGTCAAAAACATACTGTCCGGGAACATACAACACATTTCAAATTTATGAACCCAAACCGCGAATGATTTCGGCGGCTCCCTATCGTGATAGAGTTGTGCATCATGCCCTCTGTAACATACTTGTTCCTATATTTGAACGCACATTTATTAGTGACTCCTACGCTAATCGTATAGGTTTTGGCTCTCACCGTGCTTTACGTCGCTTTACTCAATTTGCTCGTTCCAGTCGTTATGTTTTGCAAGCTGATATCCGTAAGTATTTTCCTAGTATCGACCATGAAATTTTAAAGTCACTCATATATCGTAAAATTAAATGTCCTGATACTCTTTGGTTAATTAACACGATTATTGATAACAGCAATTTCCAAGAGCCAGTTATTCATTACTTTCCAGGGGATGATTTATTAACGCCTTTGCAAAGACGATGTGGTCTACCAATTGGCAATCTCACGAGCCAATTTTTTGCTAATGTGTACCTAAATAATTTTGACCACTTTGTTAAAGAACAAATTAAAGCATCTAAATATATTCGCTATGTTGATGATTTTGCTTTATTTTCAGATGACAAAGTATTTTTAGAAACTGCTAGAGTCAAAATAGAAGAATATCTCTCTAGTTTAAGACTTAAAATTCATCCGATAAAAAGCCAATTATTCACAACAAAGCATGGAGCTAATTTTGTCGGTTTTCGCATCTTACCAAACCAGATTCGTGTACGCAGTGATAATCTACGTTTGGCGATAAAAAGATTACGACAAATGCTTCTGGACTATCATGAAGGTAAAATTGATACTCAAAAAGCAACCCAATCACTACAAAGTTGGGTTGCTCATCTAAAGCACGGTGATACATGGCAATTACGCCAGCGAATCTTTAGTAGTTCAATAGACTTCTTGCAGAAGTCGGGAACTCTTAACTCTTAA
- a CDS encoding response regulator has product MQGNLNEIDIRSILQLIELGQRTGQLLVRADSVEHSSKLSGDEGTRHHHSYNCKQQSWFVFFLNGQIVYCQEGNSSLSEINDYLHHYRVEIREDMQLASLGSLNAAEYGYLWVLLERNLINPQIARHIIHGLVHETLFDLLSLHEGSFIFHQSSALSPQLTTLEITPLVAKIAQQLQEWKQLYPHIQSPDQLPVVADTIHLHASLPTPTMNKLKHWADGKTSLRQLARYLNRDILTVAKAIYPYVQQGWLQLMYANICTYSSYLSTMRVEDNYRMRIVCIDDTMTIGETVESILEPQGYEAIALTNPLEALSLVFKLKPDLILCDITMPELDGYEVCAMLRHATAFRLVPIIMLTGKDQFIDRVRARMVGATDYLTKPFSDTELLMLVEKYIKRA; this is encoded by the coding sequence ATGCAGGGAAATTTAAATGAAATTGATATACGTAGTATCCTGCAACTGATCGAGTTGGGACAACGAACTGGACAACTATTGGTGAGAGCCGATAGCGTTGAGCACAGCAGCAAACTCAGTGGTGATGAGGGGACGCGACATCACCATTCTTACAACTGCAAGCAGCAGTCCTGGTTTGTCTTTTTCCTCAACGGTCAAATTGTCTATTGTCAAGAAGGTAATAGTAGTTTATCGGAAATTAACGACTACTTACATCATTACCGAGTCGAGATCCGCGAAGATATGCAGCTCGCCTCCCTAGGTTCACTGAATGCTGCAGAATATGGCTATTTGTGGGTGCTTTTAGAACGGAATTTGATTAATCCTCAGATAGCGCGTCACATCATCCACGGTTTGGTACATGAAACGCTGTTTGATTTACTGAGCTTACATGAAGGGAGCTTCATTTTTCATCAAAGTTCGGCTCTTAGCCCCCAACTGACCACTTTAGAGATTACTCCCCTGGTAGCAAAAATTGCCCAGCAACTGCAAGAGTGGAAGCAATTATATCCACACATTCAATCACCTGATCAATTACCGGTGGTGGCTGACACAATTCATCTCCACGCTTCACTACCAACCCCCACAATGAATAAACTCAAACATTGGGCGGATGGGAAAACTTCCCTGCGACAACTAGCGCGCTATCTTAACCGCGACATCTTGACAGTTGCTAAGGCAATATATCCGTATGTACAACAGGGTTGGCTGCAATTAATGTATGCAAATATATGTACTTACAGTAGTTACTTGTCAACCATGAGAGTAGAAGATAACTACAGGATGCGGATAGTATGTATTGACGATACGATGACTATCGGTGAGACTGTAGAGTCTATCTTAGAGCCTCAAGGATATGAAGCGATCGCCCTGACTAATCCCTTAGAAGCCTTAAGTCTCGTTTTTAAACTCAAACCAGACTTAATTCTCTGTGATATTACCATGCCAGAATTAGATGGTTATGAAGTTTGCGCTATGCTGCGACATGCAACAGCTTTCCGGCTTGTGCCAATTATTATGCTCACTGGCAAAGACCAATTTATTGATCGCGTCAGAGCTAGGATGGTTGGTGCCACAGATTATTTAACAAAACCGTTTAGCGATACTGAATTACTGATGCTGGTGGAGAAATACATCAAAAGGGCATAG
- a CDS encoding DUF3352 domain-containing protein, translated as MAPPIVSVPVKKNQKPSLMLTLSATGLLIGGGIGAFWLLTQGQPFARDLLVGANIIPQDALLAVSLSTDPQQWQKLREFGTKETQAELEQNLLQLRDRFLTNNGYDFQKDIQPWVGEQVTIAILSPAANSPKPIATNVESNSTQQSIVMVMPVKNPEKAKTILAQPKTGKQSQWIDRTYQGFTIKQTDGQSGEKLSTTLLDGRFLVISDHPQATEKTIDAYRNKATLATSPGFADNFPKIANYQPFAQFYVNIPTAAKIAAAAPNRHLPAQVLAQLQNNQGLAGTLTLESEGIRLKGVSWLNPNSQRVLAVENKAGKMQNRVPAETLMMLSGGNLQRLWSDYVLTSQGNPLSPIAPEQLRGGVKSLTTLDLDRDLLSWMQGEFAVSVIPNTPKSGSTENFRAGLLFMVQTSDRPSAEKSLKQLDEVMKNQYQFQIQQTTVAGKPVVNWIGPFGTLTATHGWLDGDVAFLVVGAPITDKIVPKPNFTLATTLPFQQTVPAEPNPTNGQFFLDVEQTATNFPLPNLLPNQQTWLAITRSIGITTAVSDSRSNRYDIFLTLKKATASQGNNLNPVASPLPTGTPSVTKSP; from the coding sequence ATGGCACCGCCTATAGTGTCTGTTCCCGTGAAAAAAAACCAGAAACCATCCCTGATGCTGACGCTCTCAGCTACTGGGTTATTGATTGGTGGTGGTATAGGAGCATTTTGGTTGCTGACTCAAGGACAACCATTTGCGAGAGATTTGTTAGTGGGTGCAAATATTATTCCCCAAGATGCATTGTTGGCGGTTTCTCTGAGTACAGATCCTCAACAATGGCAGAAATTAAGGGAATTTGGCACAAAAGAAACCCAAGCAGAACTAGAGCAAAATTTATTACAATTGCGCGATCGCTTTCTCACTAACAATGGTTATGATTTTCAAAAAGACATTCAACCTTGGGTGGGTGAGCAAGTAACAATCGCTATCCTCTCACCAGCCGCAAATTCACCCAAGCCTATAGCCACTAACGTTGAGTCTAATAGCACTCAGCAGTCCATAGTCATGGTGATGCCAGTAAAAAACCCAGAAAAAGCTAAAACCATTCTGGCACAACCAAAAACAGGCAAACAAAGTCAATGGATTGACCGCACCTATCAAGGATTCACCATCAAACAAACTGATGGGCAAAGTGGCGAAAAACTCTCAACAACATTACTCGACGGGCGTTTCTTGGTGATTAGTGATCATCCCCAAGCCACAGAAAAAACCATCGACGCCTATAGAAACAAAGCCACCCTCGCCACCAGCCCAGGCTTTGCCGATAATTTTCCTAAAATCGCCAATTATCAACCATTTGCTCAGTTTTATGTCAATATTCCCACAGCGGCGAAAATAGCTGCAGCCGCACCCAATCGCCATTTACCCGCGCAAGTTTTAGCGCAACTGCAAAATAATCAAGGTTTAGCCGGAACACTCACCCTAGAATCAGAAGGAATCCGGTTAAAAGGAGTTTCTTGGCTCAATCCCAACAGTCAGCGCGTGCTAGCTGTGGAAAACAAAGCCGGGAAAATGCAAAACCGCGTACCAGCAGAAACCTTAATGATGTTATCTGGTGGTAACTTACAACGGTTATGGAGCGACTATGTTTTAACATCCCAGGGAAATCCCCTCTCACCCATCGCACCAGAACAACTGCGAGGCGGTGTAAAATCCTTAACTACTCTAGATTTAGATCGGGATTTACTGAGTTGGATGCAAGGCGAGTTTGCTGTCTCAGTCATTCCTAATACACCGAAATCAGGCTCCACCGAGAATTTTCGTGCTGGCTTGTTGTTTATGGTACAAACAAGCGATCGCCCATCAGCAGAGAAATCTCTCAAGCAGCTAGATGAAGTCATGAAAAACCAATATCAATTCCAAATTCAACAAACCACAGTTGCAGGAAAACCCGTTGTCAATTGGATCGGCCCCTTTGGGACTTTAACCGCTACCCACGGCTGGTTGGACGGTGATGTCGCTTTTTTAGTTGTTGGCGCTCCCATCACAGATAAAATAGTCCCAAAACCAAACTTCACCCTAGCTACTACACTCCCCTTTCAACAAACTGTCCCCGCTGAACCCAATCCCACCAATGGACAGTTTTTCCTGGATGTAGAACAAACAGCGACAAATTTTCCCTTACCAAACTTATTACCCAATCAGCAAACTTGGCTAGCAATTACACGGTCAATCGGGATCACAACTGCTGTCAGCGACAGCCGCAGTAACCGTTACGACATTTTTTTAACACTCAAAAAAGCCACAGCCAGTCAAGGAAATAATCTCAATCCTGTTGCAAGTCCTCTTCCTACAGGTACGCCATCTGTGACAAAATCACCATGA